Genomic window (Vulpes lagopus strain Blue_001 chromosome 6, ASM1834538v1, whole genome shotgun sequence):
ACTGAGTTGGTTCTGTACTCAGTCAACCCCTTTCAGTGTCTGAGCTTGTGCTGTCTGCTTACTATTGGCTTATGAATTCATCTGAactcaatatttttcatatttatgctCCCCTCCCACAGAACACCTAGTGTATGTTTTATATCAAAAGGCATTTAATGcttgtttgtaaaataaaacGAAAAACACTGACAACTTGTGTGAAAGCTGTGGAATTCAAGGGTTAATATATCAAGAGGAATGCTCTCTCTTTAACACATGCTGTGACTCACCTCTCTGGTACCTCTGTGGCTCAGCTAAAAACAAGAAGAATGATCAGGGAACAGAAAAGCTATGGGGTACATCCATCTTGAGAGCCTGTGCCTAGACACTGAAATTTAAGAAGGGGCCCAACTCCAGGTttcaaatcctgtttttttttctttttttttttttttaggattttatttatttatttataagtcagacactcaaccacagagctacccaggcgtccttcaAATCCTGTTATAACCACCTGCtaattatgtgaccttgggcaagttacctcaCCTCTCAGTTTTATTATCCTCTGTACGGTGGATGTGATAAAGTAGTATGTACCTCATTACCTTCTTCTGGTCCTGCATGCCTCCTTGCTGTCCCTCTCCCTGGGTCCCTCTTCCTTAAATACCTGCATAGCTAGCTCCCTCATTTCACTTGGGCCTCTATGAAAATTTCAGCATGTCAGTGAGGCCCTCCTGGGCTTTACTGATATCCTAGCTGCTTTTTATTCATAGTACTTCTAATCACTTCCCAAGTTATATTTCCGATTCATTGTTATCCTGTCTTACTCCTCAAAAATGGGATATCTCTTATAGAAGGGACTTTGTTTAGTTTTCTGATGTGTCTTCTGCACCTAGAGTGGAGATTTGCCAATAGAAAGtgcttaatatttcttgaatatttcttAACTGAAAGGttaaatcaattaatttatattaagtgCCTTGATATAAACATTCAGTACAGGTTAGTCATTATGTTAGCTACTGTCACTCTTCAGCACATGTGAGGACCCTTTCTGGATGCCCAGTGTGGAGATCTACTTATCCAGTAGTGCTTATCCTAGTGGTGGTAGTCCTTACCTTAGGAAGAAATGCCTTGATCATCAAGTACATGCTGCGGATATTGAGATTCATTGAGAAGTCCCAGTCTTTCTCCTCGCAGTCCAGGATAGTTCCATGATGgacaaaactggaagaggaattAAATAGCGGggaaaaaatgatcatttaagaAGATCTGTATTCCATTtccttatcatttttttattgtaatatattaACTTAGATCATTGACTCTTGTGAAGATTTTAACAATTCTGATATCACCTAGTACACTAGGTTAATGAGTATCCAACAACTTAagctaaataaatttatttgaaaacaatatccttcttttaaaagagaaaggcaaaagtCTGGGGCCACCAAACGTAAGAAGCTTGATAGCGACTGCACAGGAAATATCAAAAACATGAGACTAGGACGCCTGCCCTGACTACTTTTTCAAGAGCAATAGTGCCCTCAGGTGGCACAGATTTAGTGTTTTCAAAGGGAAAATCAAATTGCAAGGGAAACCATTGTCTCAACATCTCAGGATGGCCAAGTAATATGGTTATCATACAGTTCTAACATATTGAGTaaacaaagcagaacaaaacaaactcttaaaGCAGCCTTCACTCACTGCCTTTTAAGTCACACTCATAAATAACCTGCTCATCCTTTGTGTGACAGCAAGAACCACGTGCTCTATTTCTGTATCCCTTACACTGCCTAAAATTTAACATGTAGATGTTCAAAAACtaattttcctgatttatttttgtcatgGCTCTGAGTATATTCTCATATAAGGgatggaaaatttataaaatagattgTCAAAAATTGttgctttaatttaattttcatgtaatgTAACATGACAAActatagatggatttttttttttttttgcactgaaaCATGATTAAGGAGAACAAAAACATATTAGAAAGCTCTGGAGGTTTTCTACCAATGCAGTAGTACAAATATCTCACTACATAAGAAAGGTGGAATGTCACTTGGGTCCTGTATAAACCTCAGTTGTATTCGTCTCTACTGTCACACCTAAGCAGAGAAAATACTGGCACTAGCTGTCCTATGTGCAGCTGCTCCACTTTCAGTCTCCTCTCTTTCACACATAGTTCCACGTTTGCTGCTACCTAATAAGTTCAATTAAGCCATTCTCTTTGTCCTCTATACAGAAGTGCAACACAGAAACTTCTTTTGATGGATGGGACTCATTGTCCCACTAAGAAACCCTGAGCTTGGGAGGTTGTGCCAAAAAAATTGGGAACACCTGCATTTCAAGAAGCTGAGTACTTGGTTTCTGGTATATATACTTTGTTTTAGAGACATCTACTGGAAAATAGTTTCTCATTTATAAGTCTTACTGGAGCACTCACCACGAGTCCATTGGTGTGAGCTGTTGCTAGCCTTAAGAAATCAACAGGTTCAGATTAATACCAGTTCTCTTCGGTAGATCATAACTTCCCTTAGGCCTCAAGCCCAtgtccacttcttttttttaaagattttatttatttatttgacagcgcaCACatgcagggggaatggcaggcagagggagagggagaaggaggctcccggggggcacagaacccaatgcatttatctaggactccgggatcatgacccgagccaaaggcaggtgcttaaccaacggaaccacccaggcatccctctatgtCCACTTCTATGGCTTTATTACTTGCTGAATCTTGGaataaaaattctgttaaaatataGCTGTGTTTCCTAAGAAATATATTATGgttcatgatgaataattttgccattttatcaaaaatcattaaataaaagtCATGGAAAACTTTCTGTAAGAACAgtgaaattaaaacatgaattaCCCAGCAACATTAAAGAGAACATCAAGTCTCTCAATTTCATTGGCAAACTGatcaatttgtttcttctttgtgaCATCAAGGGTCCGAGTTTGaatacctgaaaaataaaacaaaggaatctATCTGTACTCATAAAAATGTTTAGCCTTGAAGATATAGCTGTTTTAAAGTGTGAGGATTGCAGTCTTTGTTCAGTTAGACTTCATAGGATTGTTGGCCATTAGAGAGTCTTAGGaatatctgtctatctatctatcatctatctatctatctatctatctatctatctatctatctatttatgatagagagagagagggactcgatcccgggactctaggatcgtgccctgggccaaaggcaggtgctaaaccgctgagccacccagacatcgaatcttttttttttttttaaagattttatttatttattcatgagagacacagaggcagagacataggcagagtgagaagcaggctccctgcggggagcccagtgagggactcgatcccaggatcctgggatcatgcctcgagctgaaggcagatgctcaaccactgagccactcagggatccctgagggtCTTAGGAATCTTAAGAATCTTATTAGTAAAAATCTGAAAGTCCTCCTCGTCTTGACCTTTATATTAGATGCCTCTCAGTAAGCCAGCAGGAATAAAGCAACTGGGCCCCTGTAGCCCTTTCTTTCCCTAAAGGTTGAATTATTGCTACAGTGATGCTtgtgagggaagggcaggggaatTCTGCCtgtgagggaagggcaggggaagtggaataagaaattatttctatttgtgCCCTTTACCTTtatgccaattcttttttttactagaaataaCTGTTGGTCATGGGTACCATCATTTATTTCTGGACTAAATTGCAAGAAGAAATGAGAGGCCAGAAGAAGGGATGAAAACACTAACCAGGAGTGATCTGGTGTGGGATCTGAGAGAGACACACTATACTAGCtactaaaaaaccccaaaaccaaaaaaaaaaaaccaccccaacAAATCTGCTTTAATGAAAGAagcagttattatttttatgatttaaaaatatatagtttattttattcccttttggATATAGAAAAGGtagattataaataaagaaagggaagacTAAATTTGAGTTTCAGAAGAACTTCCTTTGCTTTGTGCTTTTCCAGGGCAGCAGCTACCCCTTAGACTTGTTGAAATGATAACTCAACATAGTCTAGCTCAGTTAACTAATTCAATGAACTAAACTGTGTTTGCTCATGTAACCTGTTCTATTTTGCTGAAACAGTTAAATTTCAAGTGACTTCTATGTCCTGATTTCTTTCTGAGTAATACTGATTGAAGCTGTCTGATGTTGGAATTAGGTTTGGTGTGGTACACTAAGGGGCAGCCAAACAAATTAGTCTTTgcagctgctgctttttttttttttttttagattttatttatttattcatgagagacacagagagaggcagagacataggcagagagagaagccagctccctgcgggaagcctgatccggatctcgatctcaggaccctgggatctaagccaaaggcagatgctcaaccaccgaacTACCCCAGGCGACCCGTCTCTTACAGCTTCTGATCATATGTCATTTTAAGGCTAAGCTGTTTCGGTTATGGTagctactagccacatgtggctacggAGCATTTGAAATGCAGATAGTGTGAATTGAAATGttctgtaagtgtaaaatacatgTGCATTTCAAAGATTCAGAATAGGAACCCTatagtggtttagcgtctgcctttggctcaggtcatgatcccagggcctgggatcaagttctgcgaCACCTTGCTGAGTCTGAATTCCAAGTTCACACTGCCGAGTTGCTTACCGGGGTACTTTTCCAGTTCCTGAAGTTTGGACTCATTGATATCGGTGGCAATGACTTTGGCACCTTCTCTTGCAAAAGCCTGAGAGACACAATGTACAAGTAAATCCTTtgtctatttgatttgattctgtTCTCATGAATGGAAAGTCTTTTAGCCTTTTCTCCCTTAtcttattttcattgctttcccTATAAAATAGGTAGAATTTCAAGCTCTCTTTCACTTCACCCATCCcgttattattttcattagttaGAACGTGACATACATTGTGCTTGTCATCTGACTTTGTCCCTTTAAGCATTATcaaataaaatagtgtttttaaaaacgaGGCCTCTGTTATTGACACTTCTCAAAATACTATTCTCTGATGTCATGgcctgtatttatttcatttttgagcaagttcttactgttttctatttcttattatattccaaataataagagaaaatgggttatttcaacactttttttcttctgagtataTTAGTTTCATAAATGTCAAACCATACCGTACTATTACACTTTAAATGCATTAATTAGGTCAGGTGGGGGTAATAATGTGCAAGAAATTGATATAAATTAGGAAGGTAAAGGTAACCTGACAGTCTCGTAATTCGAGTCTTATACCTGAATTGATGTAATTTCAGAAAGCTCTGCATTCCTGTAGGGCCACTGTAGTAAATATATCATAGTGCAGAGAAACTGAGACAGAGAAGTCTCTCAGAGTCAAAGATTATCAGTAATGTCGCATAATAAACATGTGAGGTGTTCATTCCTTCATCTGCCTGGGGTCAGGAATAGGGACTTTTCTTTTGTAACGTAAGACAAGAGaagcacaaaattaaaaaaaaagtagagcagaATCAAGTAATCATAGGATCTGTCCACATAATTCAATACCTCAAAAGGTAGTAAGTAAACAAGAGATAATAACTTACTAAGGCAGCTGCCCGGCCAATCCCCTGAGCAGCAGCTGTCAGGACGATGACCTTCCCATCAAGTCGACCCATAATGGAACCTGTGGTTAAAGCTAGAGACATATATTTAATGGCTTACACTGTAGCACATGGTCCTGTGCAGTGACATCTAGAATGAACAGTTCAACGTACTCTCTAAGAACTTAATGACAGTTTCTGTACAAATAGTCCCATCATCTGAATTCTCCAAGAATGCTGACACTAGATACCTACCTTAGTGTATCAGAAATATTTAGCATAACCCACTTAAGTGGTAACAGACATTGGACTTTAATCCACCATTCGGCTTCCTGAGTACTTAGAGAAGACAGCCTTTGATACTGATATAGCAAGGCTGGAGTCCTTCCCTTCACTACCACCACCATTGTCCCCACTGTCCCTATACAAACTGCTATGGCAT
Coding sequences:
- the BDH2 gene encoding 3-hydroxybutyrate dehydrogenase type 2 isoform X1 yields the protein MSLALTTGSIMGRLDGKVIVLTAAAQGIGRAAALAFAREGAKVIATDINESKLQELEKYPGIQTRTLDVTKKKQIDQFANEIERLDVLFNVAGFVHHGTILDCEEKDWDFSMNLNIRSMYLMIKAFLPKMLAQKSGNIINMSSVASSIKGVENRCVYSTTKAAVIGLTKSLATDFIQQGIRCNCVCPATVDTPSLQERIQARPNPEEALNYFLKRQKTGRFATAEEIALLCVYLASDESAYITGNPVIIDGGWTL